The genomic DNA AGATGGAGCAGCTCACCCGGGGGGAGCAGGACTTCGCGCTCTCCCTGTACGAGCCGGTCGGCGCCGCCCCCGGCGAGCGCCGCTTCAAGATCTACAAGACGGGCGCGCAGGTCTCCCTCTCCGCCGTGCTGCCGGTCCTCAACCGGCTCGGCGTGGAGGTCGTCGACGAGCGCCCGTACGAGCTGCGCTGCGCCGACCGCACCCACGCCTGGATCTACGACTTCGGCCTGCGCGTCCCCGCCCCCGCCGGGGGCGCCGGCGACTACCTCGGCGAGGACGCCCGCGAGCGGTTCCAGGAGGCGTTCGCCGCCACCTGGACCGGGCAGGCGGAGAACGACGGCTTCAACGCCCTGGTCCTCAGCGCCGGCCTGACCTGGCGCCAGGCCATGGTGCTGCGCGCCTACGCCAAGTACCTGCGGCAGGCCGGGTCGACGTTCAGCCAGGACTACATGGAGGACACCCTCCGCGACAACGTCCACACGACGCGGCTGCTCGTCTCGCTGTTCGAGGCGCGGATGGCGCCGGAGCGGCAGCGGGCCGGCACCGAGCTGACGGACGGCATCCTGGAGGAGCTCGACGGAGCCCTCGACCAGGTCGCCTCGCTCGACGAGGACCGCATCCTGCGGTCGTTCCTCACCGTCATCAAGGCGACCCTGCGGACCAACTTCTTCCAGCGGGACGCCGAGGGCCGGCCGCACGGGTACGTGTCGATGAAGTTCGACCCGCAGGCCATCCCGGACCTGCCGGCGCCGCGCCCCGCGTTCGAGATCTGGGTGTACTCCCCGCGCGTCGAGGGCGTCCACCTGCGCTTCGGCAAGGTCGCGCGCGGCGGCCTGCGCTGGTCCGACCGGCGCGAGGACTTCCGCACGGAGGTCCTCGGCCTGGTCAAGGCGCAGATGGTGAAGAACACCGTCATCGTCCCGGTCGGCGCGAAGGGCGGCTTCGTCGCCAAGCAGCTGCCCGACCCGGCCGTCGACCGCGACGCGTGGCTGGCCGAGGGCGTCGCCTCGTACCGGACGTTCGTCTCCGCGCTGCTCGACATCACCGACAACCTGGTCGGCGGCGAGGTCGTGCCGCCCGCCGACGTGGTCCGCCACGACGAGGACGACACGTACCTGGTCGTCGCCGCGGACAAGGGCACGGCGACGTTCTCCGACATCGCCAACGAGGTCGCCGTCTCGTACGGCTTCTGGCTCGGCGACGCCTTCGCCTCCGGCGGCTCCGCCGGGTACGACCACAAGGGCATGGGCATCACCGCGCGCGGCGCCTGGGAGTCGGTGAAGCGGCACTTCCGGGAGCTGGGCCACGACACGCAGACGGAGGACTTCACCGTCGTCGGCGTCGGCGACATGTCCGGTGACGTGTTCGGCAACGGCATGCTGCTCTCCGAGCACATCCGCCTCGTCGCCGCCTTCGACCACCGGCACATCTTCATCGACCCGGACCCGGACGCGGCCGTCTCGTACGCCGAGCGGCGCCGCCTGTTCGAGCTGCCCCGCAGTTCCTGGGCCGACTACGACCCGGAGCTGCTCTCGCCGGGCGGCGGCGTCCACTCGCGCCAGGCCAAGTCCATCCCGGTCAACGCGCACATGCGGGCGGCGCTCGGCATCGGCCAGGACGTCACCAAACTGACCCCGGCCGAGCTGATGAAGGCCATCCTCAAGGCGCCGGTGGACCTGCTGTGGAACGGCGGCATCGGCACGTACGTCAAGGCGTCCACCGAGTCGCACGCCGACGTCGGCGACAAGGCCAACGACGCCATCCGCGTCAACGGCGAGGACCTGCGGGTCAAGGTCGTCGGCGAGGGCGGCAACCTGGGCCTCACCCAGCTCGGCCGCATCGAGTTCGCCCGCGCCGGCGGCCCCGAGGGCACCGGCGGCAGGATCAACACCGACGCCCTCGACAACAGCGCCGGCGTCGACACCTCCGACCACGAGGTGAACATCAAGATCCTGCTGAACGGGCTCGTCGCCGACGGCGACATGACCGTCAAGCAGCGCAACGCGATCCTCGCGGAGATGACCGACGAGGTCGGCTCCCTGGTGCTGCGCAACAACTACGCGCAGAACGTGGCGCTCGCCCTCGCCGTCCACCAGTCCGGTTCCCTCCTCCACGCCCACCAGCGGTTCATGCGCCGCCTGGAGCGCGACGGGCGGCTCGACCGGAACCTCGAATTCCTCCCCAGCGACCGGCAGATCCGCGAACTGCTCGGCGGCGACAAGGGGCTCAGCCAGCCCGAGCTCGCCGTGCTGCTCGCCTACACCAAGATCACGGTGGCGGAGGAGCTGGTCCACACCGACCTGCCGGACGACCCGTACCTGCGGAGCCTGCTCCACACGTACTTCCCGGCGCTCCTGCGCGAGCGGTTCCCCGAGCAGATCGACGCGCACGCGCTGCGCCGGGAGATCATCACCACGATCCTGGTGAACGACGCGGTCAACACCGGCGGTTCGACGTTCCTGCACCGGCTCCGCGAGGAGACCGGCGCGTCGATCGCGGAGATCGTCCGCGCGCAGACGGCCGCCCGCGCCATCTTCGGCCTGGGCGCCGTCTGGGACGCGGTGGAGGCGCTCGACAACCGGGTCCCGGCCGAGGTGCAGACCCGGATCCGGCTGCACTCGCGCCGCCTCGTCGAGCGCGGCACGCGCTGGCTGCTCAACAACCGGCCGCAGCCGCTCCAGCTCGCCGAGACGATCGACTTCTTCGGCGCCCGCGTCGAGCAGGTGTGGGCCGAGCTGCCGAAGATGCTGCGCGGCGCCGACCTGGAGTGGTACGAGGGCCTGGTCGCCGAGCTGACCGGGGAGGGCGTCCCCCAGGAGCTGGCCGCCCGGGTCGCCGGCTTCTCGTCGGCGTTCCCGACGCTCGACATCGTCGCCGTCGCGGACCGCACGGGCAAGGAGCCGCTGGCCGTCGCCGAGGTGTACTACGACCTCGCCGACCGGCTGGGGATCACCCAGCTGATGGACCGCATCATCGAGCTGCCGCGCGCCGACCGCTGGCAGTCGATGGCGCGCGCCGCGATCCGCGAGGACCTGTACGCGGCACACGCCGCCCTCACCTCCGACGTGCTGTCCGCCGGGAACGGCTCGTCGACGCCGGAGGAGCGGTTCGCGGCCTGGGAGGAGAAGAACGCCTCCCTGCTGGCGCGGGCGCGGACCACGCTGGAGGAGATCCAGAACTCCGACGCCTTCGACCTGGCGAACCTCTCGGTGGCCATGCGGACGATGCGGACGCTGCTGCGCGCCCACGGCTGAGCCGCGGCGCGGCGGCCGGTACGGCCTCGCAGGGGGCGCCCACCCGCGCGGTGGGCGCCCCCTGCGCGTTCCCACGGAGTCCGTGGCCACCCCGGCCGCCGTGCCCGCGCCGTGCCCGCGCCGCGCCGCGCCGCGCCGCGGCACGGGCGCGAGCGCGGCGGAGGGCCTCCGGGCGGTGTGCGCCCCCGGGTGCGCGCGGTGGTGCCGGCTCTCCGCCCGCCGCGCGCCTCCGGGGGACGCGGCGGGCGGCCGCCCGGGGAAGGCGCTACTTCACCGCCCCCGCCATCACTCCCGAGACGAACTGCCGCTGGAAGGCGAAGAACACCGCCAGCGGCACCACCATCGACACGAACGCGCCCGGCGCCAGCACGTCGATGTTGTTGCCGAACTGGCGTACCTGCTGCTGGAGCGCCACCGTGATCGGCGGGGCGTCGGAGTCGGCGAAGATCAGCGCGACCAGCATGTCGTTCCACACCCACAGGAACTGGAAGATGCCGAGCGACGCGATCGCCGGACCGCCCAGCGGCAGCACCACGCGTGCGAAGAGCCGGATCTCGCCCGCCCCGTCGAGGCGGGCCGCCTCCAGCAGCTCGCGCGGGATCTCCGCGAAGAAGTTGCGCAGCAGGAAGATCGCGAACGGCAGTCCGAAGGCCGTGTGGAACAGGACCACGCCCAGCGTCGTCTCGAAGACGCCGATCTCGCCGAACAGCTCCGACACCGGCACGAGCGCCACCTGCACCGGCACCACCAGCAGCCCCACCACGGCCAGGAACCACCAGTCGCGGCCCGGGAACTCCATCCACGCGAACGCGTATCCGGCGAGCGAGCCGATCACGACGACGAGCACCGTCGCCGGGACGGTGATCATCACCGTGGAGAGCAGCGAGCCGGTGATCGCCTCGTTGCCCAGGATCGCCGCGTAGTTGTCGGCCGTCAGCTGCGCCGGGGCGGTGAACACCGTCCACCAGCCGCTCCCGCTGATGTCGGACGGCGAACGCAGGGAGGACAGCAGCAGACCCACCGTGGGCGTCAGCCAGAAGAGCGCGACGGCGACGAGGAACACCTGCGCGGCGCCCCCCGCCAACCGCGAGACCAGCCGCGAGCCGGGCCGGGAGCCCGGCCGCGAGCCCGGTGGCACCGACGTGGTACGCGATCCCCTCACCGCCCCGCCCTCCTGATCCGTCGGACGTTGAAGAACATCACCGGGAGCACCAGCACCAGCAGCAGCACCGAGATCGCGCTGCCGACGCCCAGGTGGGCGTCGGTGCCGAAGGACGAGCGGTACAGCTGGAGCGCCAGCACGTTCGCGTCGTCCTGTACCGACCCCGGCGCGATGATGAACACCAGGTCGAAGATCTTCAGCACGTTGATCACCAGCGTCACCAGCACCACCGCCAGCACCGGCGCGAGCAGCGGCACCGTCACCCGGCGGAACACCTGCCACTCGTTGGCGCCGTCCACGCGGGCCGCCTCCAGCAGCTCGCGCGGCAGGCCCGCGAGGCCGGCCCCGATGAGGACCATCGCGAAGCCCGCCCACATCCAGACGTAGGCGCCGATCACGGCGGGCGTCACCAGCGCCGGGCCCAGCCAGTCCACACCGTTGTACGGCTCCCGGAAGTTGACCTCCGGCAGCCGCAGCAGCGCCCCGTCCGCCGCGGCGGGCAGGGTGAACGAGCCGTCCGCCGCCGCCGTCGCCGTGGCGACGACCCGGCCGTCCCGCACCGCCTCGATCCGCAGGCCCTTCAGGCCCAGCTCCCCGGCGTCGACGGTGTTGGGGGTGCCCCCGCCGCCCCGGGTGAAGTCCAGCCACGCCGTGCCGGCGACCGTGCCGGGGGCGGTCCGCGGCTCGCGTGCCGGCCGGGCGTCGCCGGGCATCTTCGCGGGTGCCACGCCGACGAGCGGCAGCCGCGCGGGCGTTCCCGCCCGCGCCGGCTCCTTCGTCACGTACGCGCCGCCGCCCGCCGCCTCCAGCGGGTGCACCGGCAGCGGGCGGGCCTTCGGGTAGCCGGCCGACTCGGCGAACGTGTCGTGGACGCCGACCCACACCGCGTTGGCGACGCCCCGGTCGGGGTCCTGCTCGTACACGAGCCGGAAGATGATCCCGGCGGCCAGCATGGAGATCGCCATCGGCATGAAGACGACCAGTTTGAACGCCGTGCCCCAGCGCACCCGTTCGGTCAGCACCGCGAAGACCAGCCCGAGGGCGGTGGCCAGCGTCGGGGCGAGGACGACCCAGACCGCGGTGTTGCGCACCGCCGTCAGGATCGTCTCGTCGGTGAAGATCTCCGCGTAGTTGTCGAGGCCGGCGAAGCCCGTGCCGGCCCGGTCGAGGAACGACCGCTGGACGGAGTACCCGATCGGGTACACGACGAGGGCGCCCAGCAGTACCAGCGCGGGCAGCAGGAACGCGGCGGCGAGCAGCCCGCGGGTGCCCGTCACACCCCTGCGGGCGGGCCGCCGGTACCGCTGCCGCGTCCGGAGCGGGGGAGCGGCGGTCACGGCGTCAGCTCCCGCTCCGGTACGCCTTGGCCGCGTCCGCCTCCAGGCGCGCCTGCGTTCCCGCGACGTCCTTCGGGTTCTTCAGGAAGTCCTGGAGCGCCTTCCACTCGCCCTTGCCGGGCGTACCGCCGAACGACTGCGGCATCTGGTCCGACATGTCGAAGCGGAAGCCGTCGCCGGCGGCGATCAGCGCCTTCGCGATGCCGCGCTGCACGTCGTTCGGGTACGCGGCCGGGTCCAGCGACTTGTTGGGCGAGACGAACCCGCCCTCGGCCGCCCAGATCGCCGCCGCGTCCGGCGACGCGAGGAACGTCAGCAGCGCCCGCGACGCGGGCCTGTCCGTCAGCGCCACCGCCACGTCCCCGCCCGTCACCACGGGCGGCTCGCCGCCGTCCACCGCCGGGAACGGGAACACCTTCGCGTCCGTGCCGACCTCCGCCTCGGTCTGGGCGATGTTGATCGACACGAAGTCACCCTCGAAGACCATCGCCGCCTTGGGCTGGTCGCCGCCGGTGAACGTCTGCGTCACCGACGCGGGGAACTCCGTCTGCAGCGCCCCGGCCGCGCCGCCCGCGATCAGCTCCGGCTTCCCGAACAACCCGGCGAGCGTCGTCAGGGCACGGGTCACCGACGGGTCGGTCCACTTGATGCGGTGCTTCGCCAACCGGTCGTACTTCTCCGGTCCGGCCTGCGACAGGTAGACGTTCTCGAACCAGTCCGTCAGCGTCCACCCGTCCGCACCGCCGACCGACACGGGCGTGACCCCGGACGCGGAGATCGTCTCGGCGGTGGCCAGCAGTTCCTTCCACGTCTTCGGCTCGGACGCGCCGGCGTTGTCGAAGACCGCCGCGTTGTACCAGACCAGCGACTTGTTGGCGGCCTTGAAGTACACGCCGTACTGCGTGCCGTCCACCGCGCCGAGGTCCCGCCAGCCCTCGGAGTAGTTCTTCGCCAGCTGCGCCTCGGCCTCCGCGCCCGCCGGTTTCGCCCACTTCCGCTCGACGGCCTGCTGCAACGCGCCGACCTGCTGGAGCATCGCCACGTCGGGCGGCGAACCGCCGGCGATCTTCGTGCCGATGTAGTTGAGCATCGCGTCCTGCGTCGGCACGTACGAGACGTTCGCGCCGGTGCGCTTCCCGAACTCCTCCAGCACCTTGGTGAACGCCTTCTGCTCCGGCCCCGTCCAGACGCCCACCACCTGCAGCCGCTGCCCGTCCAGTTTCGGCAACCGGACGGTCCGCGCGGTGCTCCCGCCGTTCGCGTCCCCGTCCGGGCGCGGCCCGCCGCCGTCGCCGCAGCCCGCGAGCGCGAGGGCCCCGGCGGCCGCGAGGGCCACGACGGTCCGGCGTTTGCGCGGAGTTGTACGCATCACTGCCCCGTTTCTTCCGTGTGCGTCGTCCCTGTCGTCCCTTTCGCTCTGGTCTACGCCGCGTACCGGAGGGCCGCAATACCGCCTTCCGCCCCTACCGCTGGATCGTGATCGGCTCGTGACGTGCCGTCAGCGCACGGGGCCGGCGGCGCCGGAAGCGGCGGCGAGCGGCGGCAGGGGCGTCGCGCCGACCGAGCGGGCCGCCCGGTCCAGGGCGCTGGCCAGCAGGGCCAGGTCGGTCGGCCCGTTGCCCAGCTCCCGTACGGGGCGACGGGCCGGCGGGTCGCCCATGCGCTCCCACTCCAGCGGGACGACGGTGGGGCGCAGCGTCGCCGTGCGGGGGATCCGCCCGGTCACGCGGCCCGCCTGGAACGGCGTCACCCGCCCGTCGGCGTGGCGCACCCGTCCCCGGCCGGGCGCCGGGTCGTCCGGGCCGGGCGGCGCGGGCGGCGCGTCCAGCACGACCCGGGTCCGCGCCCGGCGGTCCGGTTCCGTCCCGGCCGTACGGTCCGGGTGGGCCGTCGCCGCCACCAGGTGGACGCCCAGCCGCCCGCCGTCCCGCGCGACGGCCTCCAGCGCCCGTACGACCGAACCCGCCGCCGGGCGGCCCGGACTGCCGAGCGCGGGCGCGACCAGCGCGTCCAGGTCGTCGACCAGCACGACGAGGCGGGGCGGCGGCGCCGCCGCCTCGCCCCCGGGCCGCCCGGTGCCCGCGGCGGGGCGCAGCCGCAGCGTGCGGCCCGACCCGGGGGCCGGGTCGCCGCCGCGCTGCTCGGGGACGGTCCGGTCGGCGGGCGGGGTGTCCGGGCGGCCGCCGTCGCCGTGCGCGGGCCATTCGGCGAGCCCCTCGCGGCCCAGCAGCTCCGCGCGCCGCTTCAGTTCGGCGCCGAGCGCCTGCGCGAACGCCCGCATCCGCACCGGGTCCGAGGCGACGAGGTGCTCCGTGACGTGCGGCAGGTCGGCGCAGGGGCCGAGGCCGTCGCCCCGCTCCCCCGCCCGCGCCGTCCACCAGCAGCAGCCCGAGCCGGTCGGGCCGCGTCGCGGCGGCGAGCGACGCCGCGACGGAGCGCAGCAGCTCCGTACGGCCGCTCCCCGCGGGGCCCTCGACCAGCAGGTGCGGGCCGTCGGGGCCCGCCAGGTCCACGCCGACCGGGCCGTGCGGGCCGGCGCCCAGCACCGCCGTGCCGTCCGGGGCGGACGCCCAGCGGGCCATCAGCGACGCGGGAGTGGCCCTCGCCAGCTCCAGCTCCTCGAGCAGGCGCGACGACGGGGGCAGCGCCGCGGCCGCGGTCCGCCCGCGCCGCTCGGGCCCGTCCGCGCGCAGCGGCGCCAGCGCCCGGGCGAACCGCTCCGCCCACGCCGGCGACACCGCGTCGACCGCCGCGACCGTGCCGTGGCCCGCCGGACGGCCGCCCGCCGTCCGCATCACCCGCACCGCCGTCGCCACCTCGCCCGTCAGCAGGCCCACCGCGCCGCACTCCCGGAACCCCGGCGCCGCGCACGCCGCCTCGTAGGCCGCCGCCACCGGGAAGACCGCCGTCGCGGGCGCCGTCTCCGCCAGGCGCACCAGGTGGACGCCGGCCGCCGCGCCCGCGCCCGCCAGCCGTACGACCGCCTCCCGCAGCGCCCCGGTGCCCGGGTCGCCGTCGACCACCACCACCGTGCACGGCCCCGGGGCGGCCTCCGCCGGGCCGGGGCCGGGCGGCCCGCCGTCCAGCCGCCGGGCCAGCTCCGCCATCCGTGCGGCGGCCTGGTCGGGGTCGTACGCGAGGAGCAGCCGGCAGTCCTGGCCGTGTGCGGGCCGGACGTGCGGCAGCCAGCCGAGCCACGCCCAGTCGCGGCGGCGCTCCTCCAGGGGACGGGCCGGATCCGCGCCGACCAGCACGATCTCCAGGTCGGCCGGGGCGTGCAGGGCGGCGAGCTGGGCCACGACCGAGCGGGCCAGGCCCAGGAGCCGGGCGCGCGGCCCGGCGAGGCCCAGTGCCCCGGCCTCCCGCAGCCCGACGGTGACCGGCACCGCCGGGAGGTCGGCCCGGTCCGTCGTGCCGAGCCGCACCGCGAGCGCCTCCGGATGGGCCGGTGCCCGCTCCCAGAGCCGCGGGCCCGGCCCGAGGGCGGTCAGCAGCACGGCGGCCGGGTCGGGCCACGCCTCGGCGCCGGGCACCCGCGGCGCGTCGGGCGCGGCGGACCCGGTACCCGGGCCGTCCGGGGCGGCCCGGTCCGCCTGGTCCCCGCGCCCGCCGGCCAGCCGCCGGGCCCAGGCGCCTATCCCGCGCCGCCTGGCCGGCTCCCCGGGCGCGGGGCCGCCTCCGGCGAAGGCCCCCGCGGCGCCCCCGCGGTCGTGCGCCGCCCCCTCGCGGGCGTCCGGTCCGGCCGCGTCCGGGGCGCCGGAGCGGACGCCCCCGCGCGCGCGGCCGTGGTCCGCGCCGGTCGGGAGCGCCTCGGCGCCTCCCCGTGCCGCGGCGGGGGAGCGCCGTACGGACCGCTCCCGCCCCCGGGGGCCTCCGCGGCGCCGCGGAGGCCCCCCGCCCGCTCGTGCCCGTCCGCGCCGGAGGCGTCCCCGGGGCCGGCCGGGGAGCCCGCCCGGCCCCGGTCCGCGGCGGGGGCGTACGGCCGGGTCCGCCCGTCCTCCGCCGTGCCGCCCGCCGCGCGCGCGACGCGCACCCGGCCCTCGCCGTCCGGGGCCCTGGGCAGGACGGCGGCGTCCGCTCCGGCGGACAGGCGCAGGGCAGACTCGCCGACCCTGAGCAGCGCCCCCCGGGGGCAGGTGGACGGGCCGGGGGCCGACCGGCCGGCCCTCCAGCGCCGTCCCGTTCGTCGACCCCGGGTCGGCGACCGTCACACGGCCGTCCCCGCCGACCGCGAGCTCGCAGTGGAGCCGTGACACGTCGGGGTCGTCCAGCGGTACGTCGGCGTCGGAGGAGCGGCCGACGCGGACGTGCCCGGGGTGCAGCAGGTGCACCCCGCCCGCGTCCGGTCCCGCCACCACGTGCAGCCGCGCGACCGCGTCGCCGGGGGCGGCCGCGTCGTCCGCGGGGACCTGGAGCGCCAGCACCGCCCCGTCGACGAGGGGCGGCTCGCCCAGGGCGCAGCGCTGGAGGTCGAGCCGTTCGCGCCCGGCGTACAGCACGACGGGGCCCGTGCCCGCCGCGCCGTCCGGCCCCGCCGCCGCGGCGGCGACACCGGAGGCCACGGCGGCCAGCGCGGTGCCGGCGGGGGCGGTGACGAGCACGTCGCAGGCGCGCCGC from Streptomyces sp. MRC013 includes the following:
- a CDS encoding carbohydrate ABC transporter permease, giving the protein MPPGSRPGSRPGSRLVSRLAGGAAQVFLVAVALFWLTPTVGLLLSSLRSPSDISGSGWWTVFTAPAQLTADNYAAILGNEAITGSLLSTVMITVPATVLVVVIGSLAGYAFAWMEFPGRDWWFLAVVGLLVVPVQVALVPVSELFGEIGVFETTLGVVLFHTAFGLPFAIFLLRNFFAEIPRELLEAARLDGAGEIRLFARVVLPLGGPAIASLGIFQFLWVWNDMLVALIFADSDAPPITVALQQQVRQFGNNIDVLAPGAFVSMVVPLAVFFAFQRQFVSGVMAGAVK
- a CDS encoding sugar ABC transporter permease; translation: MTAAPPLRTRQRYRRPARRGVTGTRGLLAAAFLLPALVLLGALVVYPIGYSVQRSFLDRAGTGFAGLDNYAEIFTDETILTAVRNTAVWVVLAPTLATALGLVFAVLTERVRWGTAFKLVVFMPMAISMLAAGIIFRLVYEQDPDRGVANAVWVGVHDTFAESAGYPKARPLPVHPLEAAGGGAYVTKEPARAGTPARLPLVGVAPAKMPGDARPAREPRTAPGTVAGTAWLDFTRGGGGTPNTVDAGELGLKGLRIEAVRDGRVVATATAAADGSFTLPAAADGALLRLPEVNFREPYNGVDWLGPALVTPAVIGAYVWMWAGFAMVLIGAGLAGLPRELLEAARVDGANEWQVFRRVTVPLLAPVLAVVLVTLVINVLKIFDLVFIIAPGSVQDDANVLALQLYRSSFGTDAHLGVGSAISVLLLVLVLPVMFFNVRRIRRAGR
- a CDS encoding NAD-glutamate dehydrogenase, whose translation is MQTKLDEAKADLLEQAARVAENETGGRPGPGVVLEYLQRYYLHTAPEDLADRDPVDVFGAAVSHYRLAENRPQGTANVRVHTPTVEENGWTCSHTVVEVVTDDMPFLVDSVTNELSRQNRGIHLVVHPQVVVRRDVTGKLIEIVPSGPGSEAGGHARPHDALVESWIHVETDRETDRADLKQITADLLRVLSDVREAVEDWEKMRQAALGLAESLADEPTADDLRPSEVEEARELLRWLADDHFTFLGYREYNLVDGDALAAVPGTGLGILRSDPHHSGDDAHGHPVSPSFNRLPADARAKAREHRLLILTKANSRATVHRPSYLDYIGVKKFDAQGNVVGERRFLGLFSSAAYTESVRRVPVIRRKVSEVLDAAGFSPASHDGRDLLQILETYPRDELFQTPVDRLLSIATSVLYLQERRRLRLYLRQDEYGRYYSALVYLPRDRFNTTVRERLTDILKEELGGTSVDFTAWNTESVLSRLHFVVRVPQGTTLTPLTDADADRIENRLAEAARSWVDGFGEALNAEIGEERAAELLRRYAGAFPEGYKADHPPRSAVADVLQMEQLTRGEQDFALSLYEPVGAAPGERRFKIYKTGAQVSLSAVLPVLNRLGVEVVDERPYELRCADRTHAWIYDFGLRVPAPAGGAGDYLGEDARERFQEAFAATWTGQAENDGFNALVLSAGLTWRQAMVLRAYAKYLRQAGSTFSQDYMEDTLRDNVHTTRLLVSLFEARMAPERQRAGTELTDGILEELDGALDQVASLDEDRILRSFLTVIKATLRTNFFQRDAEGRPHGYVSMKFDPQAIPDLPAPRPAFEIWVYSPRVEGVHLRFGKVARGGLRWSDRREDFRTEVLGLVKAQMVKNTVIVPVGAKGGFVAKQLPDPAVDRDAWLAEGVASYRTFVSALLDITDNLVGGEVVPPADVVRHDEDDTYLVVAADKGTATFSDIANEVAVSYGFWLGDAFASGGSAGYDHKGMGITARGAWESVKRHFRELGHDTQTEDFTVVGVGDMSGDVFGNGMLLSEHIRLVAAFDHRHIFIDPDPDAAVSYAERRRLFELPRSSWADYDPELLSPGGGVHSRQAKSIPVNAHMRAALGIGQDVTKLTPAELMKAILKAPVDLLWNGGIGTYVKASTESHADVGDKANDAIRVNGEDLRVKVVGEGGNLGLTQLGRIEFARAGGPEGTGGRINTDALDNSAGVDTSDHEVNIKILLNGLVADGDMTVKQRNAILAEMTDEVGSLVLRNNYAQNVALALAVHQSGSLLHAHQRFMRRLERDGRLDRNLEFLPSDRQIRELLGGDKGLSQPELAVLLAYTKITVAEELVHTDLPDDPYLRSLLHTYFPALLRERFPEQIDAHALRREIITTILVNDAVNTGGSTFLHRLREETGASIAEIVRAQTAARAIFGLGAVWDAVEALDNRVPAEVQTRIRLHSRRLVERGTRWLLNNRPQPLQLAETIDFFGARVEQVWAELPKMLRGADLEWYEGLVAELTGEGVPQELAARVAGFSSAFPTLDIVAVADRTGKEPLAVAEVYYDLADRLGITQLMDRIIELPRADRWQSMARAAIREDLYAAHAALTSDVLSAGNGSSTPEERFAAWEEKNASLLARARTTLEEIQNSDAFDLANLSVAMRTMRTLLRAHG
- a CDS encoding extracellular solute-binding protein codes for the protein MRTTPRKRRTVVALAAAGALALAGCGDGGGPRPDGDANGGSTARTVRLPKLDGQRLQVVGVWTGPEQKAFTKVLEEFGKRTGANVSYVPTQDAMLNYIGTKIAGGSPPDVAMLQQVGALQQAVERKWAKPAGAEAEAQLAKNYSEGWRDLGAVDGTQYGVYFKAANKSLVWYNAAVFDNAGASEPKTWKELLATAETISASGVTPVSVGGADGWTLTDWFENVYLSQAGPEKYDRLAKHRIKWTDPSVTRALTTLAGLFGKPELIAGGAAGALQTEFPASVTQTFTGGDQPKAAMVFEGDFVSINIAQTEAEVGTDAKVFPFPAVDGGEPPVVTGGDVAVALTDRPASRALLTFLASPDAAAIWAAEGGFVSPNKSLDPAAYPNDVQRGIAKALIAAGDGFRFDMSDQMPQSFGGTPGKGEWKALQDFLKNPKDVAGTQARLEADAAKAYRSGS